The DNA sequence ACGAAGTGCTCGGGTAACGGCCCGGACAGATCAATCCAGATTCACACAATTAGTGGCGAAATCAGCGTCTGAGTTGAAAGTCGGCAACCCATTCCGGTCTTGCCGCACCCTGTATTGGAGACAAATCATATGTTGAAAAAATTTGGACAAGTCGTGCTTGCCGGGGCATTTGCGATCATCTTGCCTGGCAGCCTGGCTGCGCAGAATTACAAGCTGATCACCAGCAAGGCAGAGTTTATCAGCCTGATGTCAAACAGGACAATTACCGATCACAAGGGTGGCGGCTCAAAGGACATCTACCATGATGACGGGCGGATGACCGGGGATCATGATGATGGCAAGAAGTTCGTAGGCAACTGGACCTGGGACGGGACCGGCATCTGCATTTCCGGAGAAATCATCGGCAAGTGGAAAATTGATCCGGGCTGCGCCGAAGTGTCGGTAAGCGGCTCCACTGCCAAATTGACCTGGCGCGACTTTGCGGAAGAATATTTCACCATAGGAAACTGATTGGCGGCGATGTCCGGTTCATCCGGCCGATTGGTTCGGATAGAGGCCGCATTTATCCATACGACTGTAATAGTTCCCCATCCGCTTCCACCCCGATAAAAAAACCGCCGGGACCATTGGTCACCGGCGGTAGAGGTGTGCTTCAGGGGGGAGGAAGCGGTATTTGGGAGCTAGGCGATGGCGACAATGCCGAGGACGGCGAGCAGGAACAACACCAGCACGATGCCGACCAGAAGCTTGACGCCGGTCAGTGCAGCACCCGACAGTCGGCTGAAGCCGAGCAGGCCGGCCACCGCCGCAACAATTAGCAAGATCAGGATCCATTGGATCATCGAATAAACCCTCCATTTGGCAATACAGGGTATCAATGCAGCCGGGCAGTTTTGGTTCCACGTTTCAGGCACATTTTTATTGTGAACCGCCTGAGCGGTATTGTGCGGGGATGCGAAGCGTCTGACTCAGGCTTCTTCGCCCGGCCATTCGACCAGGTAATCCTCGAAATCCTCGACCGGGATGTCGACCTCGCTCAGCGTGCGGCCGCGCACTGATACGCCGGCTTCGTGCACGGTTTCCGGGTCGCCGGATACCAGCGGGTGCCACCAGTAGAGATCGCTGCCTTCGGCCACCAGCCGGTAGCCGCAGGTCGGCGGCAGCCAGGTGATGGTATCAACCTGATCCGGCGTCAGTCCTATGCAGTCGGGCACCGTGGCCTGACGGTTGGCGTAGTCCTTGCAGCGGCAGCTCTCGCCGTCGAGCAACCGGCAGGCAACATTGGTCCAGGCAATTTCGCCGGTGTCCCAGTCCTCGAGCTTGTTGAGGCAGCAGCGGCCGCAGCCGTCGCACAGGCTTTCCCATTCGACCGCACTCATGTCCTCGAGCCGCTTGGTTCTCCAGAAGGGCTTGGTGCCCATGGTGTCTTCCTTTTTGCATTCCGACGCGGTTGGCAACACGCATCCAGCTTGTCCTTTGACCGAAAATCGGCCAAAAGCATAGACCATGGGGCAAATTTGGCGGTGACATCTCACCGCTTGCAACGCTAACAGGCGCGGCGTCAACTGCCGCCGGCAATGGATTAAAATTCGTGCAGGACCCATTCAACCAGGAAGACCGGCCGCGCAAGCGCTCCAACATTCTGCTGCGCATTGATTCGTGGATCGATTCGACGATCTGGAACGCCGGGTTTTCCTCCGGCGAAATCTGGGAAGAGATCACCATCTTCTTCCGCCGCTTCCGCACCCGTGGCGCCTGGAAAGTCTTCTTCGAGATCGTCGGCGAAGGCATGAATGTCGGCACCGCCGGCTTCGTGCTGCTGCTGGCGCTGGCCATGCCGGCATTCGAGGAAACCGCCGGCAATTGGCGGGCGCGTGATGATTTCGCCGTCACCTTCCTCGATCGCTACGGCAACGAGATCGGCCATCGCGGTATCATCCACGAGGATTCAGCTCCGGTCGATCAATTGCCGGATCATTTCGTCAAGGCTGTGCTGGCCACCGAGGACCGGCGCTTCTTCGAGCATTTCGGCATCGATTTCCTCGGCCTCGCCCGCGCCATGACAGAGAACGTCAAGGCCAATTCCGTTGTCCAGGGTGGCTCCACCATCACCCAGCAATTGGCCAAGAACCTGTTTTTGACCAATGAACGGACGCTGGAGCGCAAGATCAAGGAAGCCTTTCTGGCGTTCTGGCTCGAGGCAAACCTGCCCAAGAAGGAAATCCTGCGGCTCTATCTTGACCGCGCCTATATGGGCGGCGGCACCTTTGGCGCTGCAGCAGCGGCGCAATTCTATTTCGGCAAGAACATCACCGAAGTGTCGCTGGCGGAATCGGCCATGCTGGCGGGCCTGTTCAAGGCCCCTGCCCGCTACGCACCGCACATCAACCTGCCTGCCGCCCGCGGCCGCGCCAACGAGGTTTTGTCCAACCTGGTGCAGGGCAACCTGATGACCGAAGGCCAGGTCATCGGCGCGCGGCGCAATCCGGCCAGCGTCATTGACCGTGGCGATCACGACGCGCCGGACTACTTCCTCGATTGGGCCTTTGAAGAGGTCAAGCGCATTGCCGGCGGGTTTGACCAGCACTCGCTGATCGTGCGCACCACCATAGACACCGGCATGCAAAAGGCCGCCGAAGCCTCGGTCGAGACCAGCCTGAGGCAGGATGGCGAACGCTACCGGGCCAGCCAGGCAGCACTGGTTCTGATCGAGAATGGCGGCGCAGTGCGGGCCATGGTCGGCGGCCGCGATTATGGTGAAAGCCAGTTCAACCGCGCCTCACGGGCGCTGCGGCAACCGGGCTCCTCGTTCAAGATCTACACCTATTCGCTGGCCATGGAAAAAGGCATGACGCCGGACAGCCCGATCACGGATGCGCCAATCCACTGGGGCAACTGGAACCCGAAGAACTACGGCCTGAGCTATCGCGGCCGGATCGACATCAAGACCGCACTTGCCAAATCGATCAACACAATCCCGGTGCGGCTTGCCAAGGAAAGGCTTGGCGAAGACCCGATTGGCCAGATCATGGCGCAGGCGAAGAAATTCGGCGTCGAGACGCCGATCCGGCGGGATGTGACCATTACCATCGGCACCTCGGAGGTCACCGTGCTCGACCAGGCCACCGCCTTTGCCGTGTTTCCGGCCGGCGGTTACCAGTCGCGCCGCCACGGCATCGCGCAGATCCTCAACTACAATGGCGACGTGCTCTATGATTTCAGCCGCGACGAGCCGCCTCCGACACGGGTGCTGTCGGAAACCGCCGGCGATTACATGAACCAGATGCTGACCCGGGTTCCCTATGTCGGCACCGCGCGGCGCGCAGCGGTCGACGGTGTTCTGACCGGCGGCAAGACCGGCACCACGCAGGGTTTTCGCGACGCCTGGTTTGTCGGCTTCACCGGCAATTTCACTGCCGCCGTGTGGTTTGGAAACGACGACTACACCTCATCCAACCGGATGACCGGCGGCTCGCTGCCCGCCATGACTTTTAAAAGGCTGATGGACTATGCCCACCAGGGCATTGAACTGCGGGCCATTCCCGGCGTCGACAATCCGCTGCCCACCCCGCGGGCCGCCCCGTTGGTCGCCAAAGCCGCGGTCGACGCCAATGGCAATGCGCTGGCTCCGCTGCAGCGGCCCCGCACGCTCAACCGTGACACCACGGAAATCCTGCGTGGCCTGCTTGAGCAATTCGACAGCGCCAAACCGCTTGGCGTCACTGAGCGTCTGGCCGCCGCCACCCCCTTGCCGGGACTTGCTCCCGTCACCGCCGAACGGTAATCGGAACAATGCAGTAAAGTTTTTGTTTTGGCATCGGACAGGACTGAAATCCGGTTCCGGGTTTTTTGACCCGATGCACCAG is a window from the Hoeflea sp. IMCC20628 genome containing:
- a CDS encoding DUF1328 family protein, which gives rise to MIQWILILLIVAAVAGLLGFSRLSGAALTGVKLLVGIVLVLFLLAVLGIVAIA
- a CDS encoding YcgN family cysteine cluster protein; the encoded protein is MGTKPFWRTKRLEDMSAVEWESLCDGCGRCCLNKLEDWDTGEIAWTNVACRLLDGESCRCKDYANRQATVPDCIGLTPDQVDTITWLPPTCGYRLVAEGSDLYWWHPLVSGDPETVHEAGVSVRGRTLSEVDIPVEDFEDYLVEWPGEEA
- a CDS encoding PBP1A family penicillin-binding protein → MQDPFNQEDRPRKRSNILLRIDSWIDSTIWNAGFSSGEIWEEITIFFRRFRTRGAWKVFFEIVGEGMNVGTAGFVLLLALAMPAFEETAGNWRARDDFAVTFLDRYGNEIGHRGIIHEDSAPVDQLPDHFVKAVLATEDRRFFEHFGIDFLGLARAMTENVKANSVVQGGSTITQQLAKNLFLTNERTLERKIKEAFLAFWLEANLPKKEILRLYLDRAYMGGGTFGAAAAAQFYFGKNITEVSLAESAMLAGLFKAPARYAPHINLPAARGRANEVLSNLVQGNLMTEGQVIGARRNPASVIDRGDHDAPDYFLDWAFEEVKRIAGGFDQHSLIVRTTIDTGMQKAAEASVETSLRQDGERYRASQAALVLIENGGAVRAMVGGRDYGESQFNRASRALRQPGSSFKIYTYSLAMEKGMTPDSPITDAPIHWGNWNPKNYGLSYRGRIDIKTALAKSINTIPVRLAKERLGEDPIGQIMAQAKKFGVETPIRRDVTITIGTSEVTVLDQATAFAVFPAGGYQSRRHGIAQILNYNGDVLYDFSRDEPPPTRVLSETAGDYMNQMLTRVPYVGTARRAAVDGVLTGGKTGTTQGFRDAWFVGFTGNFTAAVWFGNDDYTSSNRMTGGSLPAMTFKRLMDYAHQGIELRAIPGVDNPLPTPRAAPLVAKAAVDANGNALAPLQRPRTLNRDTTEILRGLLEQFDSAKPLGVTERLAAATPLPGLAPVTAER